The Bacilli bacterium region ATGACCAAGCGACGTTACCAAAGCGGCAAAGCCGAGAGACAGAATTGCCGAAAAAACAATTCCGCCCCAAAAACCTTCCCATGTCTTCTTGGGACTTATTCGTTCATTTAACTTATGTTTCCCAAAGAAAACACCGATGAAATACGCCCCGATGTCATTTGCGATTGTTCCGATAATCACATAGACAAAAAGAAATGACGATTGTATGGTGCTAGGAACCGCCAAACCCGCATTGGTAAAACTTGTCATCGGAAAGAAACGCAGAAACAAAAAGCTTTGAAAACCGATGCTAATGAAGACTATCATCGTAAATATGTAGGTGACGTCATTGATTTGGAAATTTTTGCAGCTAATTGAAAAAAGAAAAAGAACGAATAGGGTAACGGCCACTCCCATCGTGGAAATCTTTATATCATCAAAGCCACTGCTTAAAGACCAGGCGCTAAGGTCAAAAGCTCCTAATCCGTTGGCTAAATTATTCTCGATATTGTTACGCATAAAAATCCAATAGACGAAGCTGATCGTCATTACATAGATAAATATATGGGCGAACAAAGGATATTTTTCATGATTAACCGCATTGATAAATTCATGGATGGCGATAAAGAGTGCCACAAAAATCAGGCCCATATAAAACCAGCCGCCCAGAAGAAGACATGGAAGAGCAACGGCCGCAATTAAAACAGCGGTAATAATTCTGGCCGTCATTGAAGACTTGGTTTTTTGATCAAGATGATTAACGCTCATTTTTGATACCCCCGTAACGTCGATCGCGTTTGTTATAGGCTAGAATCGCCTTTTGAAAATCACCCTTTTTAAAGTCCGGCCAGAGCGTGTTTGTAAAATAAAATTCCGCATAGGCCATCTGATAGAGCATAAAGTTAGATATCCGCATTTCTCCACTTGTTCGAATTAGTAGATCGACATCCGGTAACGGATTGGTAAGCAAAGCCGCCTTAAAGTTATCTTCATTCACTTCGTCGACACTGATTTTTCCCATTTGGACATCATGGGCAATTTTTTTAACTGCCTGCACGATATCTTTTTGTCCCCCGTAATTTAAACAGATATTAAGTATCAATCCCTGGTTGTCTTTCGTCTTCGCCATTGCCTCTTTAATAACCGCCTGGGTACTTAAAGGAAGTGGCTCCGGAAATCCCGAAAAGATAATCCGAATGTCTTTCTGCATCAATTCAGGCAGACGCTTGTTAAACTCGCTCTCCAAATAGCCAAACAGAAAGTCGATCTCATCTTGCGGGCGATTCCAATTCTCGGTTGAAAACGCAAAGATAGAAAGCACTTTTACCTTATTCTCAATCGCGGCATCCGCGATGGTAAAAATGTTTTTCGCTCCAACTCGATGACCGGCTGTTCGCGGGAGTAATCTTTTTTTAGCCCATCTTCCGTTTCCGTCCATAATAATCGCGATGTGATTGGGAATACGGACGATTTCAAGCGGCTTCTTTTGTGCCATAGATTCTCCTTTGATTGAGTATATTATACATTAGACCGCATGAAGATTAAAATATACAAAAAAGGTTTTTATTCTTTTAAAAAAAAGCCACATAAAGTGACTTTTTTAAATCTTAAATCGTCATGATTTCGACTTCTTTTTCCTTAAAGACCGATTCAACTTTCTTATTTGTATCCTCGGTCACTTTTTGAATGTCGGCTTCAATTCGTTTTTTTAAATCATCGCTATATTCATCGCTTGCCTTGAGTAATTCAAGATAATCACGGCGAATATTGCGAATTGCCACTTTCGAATCTTCTGCGTACTTTTTAGCAGTCTTAACTAAGTCCTTCCGTCTCTCCTCGGTAAGCGGAGGGAAGACAAGCCGAATTTGGTTGCCATCGTTGATGGGATTGATTCCTAAATCGCTTTTGCTTATCGCCTCGACAATCGCTCGAACGTCATTACGATCGTAGGGCTTAATAAGAATTTGCCGGGGCTCCGGAATAGAAATAGAAGAGATCTGATTAACGGGGATCCGGTCTCCGTAATAATCGCATTCAATTCGATCAAGCACTGAAGAGGAAGCTCTTCCCGTGCGTAAAGTTTTAAATTGCTCCTCGAGATTGGCAATCGTCTTATCCATATTGGATTGCATTTCCAAAGCTAGTTCATCCATTATTAATATCTCCTTTGCTAATAATCGTTCCGACTTTTTCTCCGTTAACGGCCTTAACAAAGTTGCTCTCATCCGCCATATTGAAGACAATTGTGTCAATAGAGGAAGAGGCAAGCAGACTCACTGCCGTTTGATCCATAACTTTTAGTTGCTTTTTTGTCATTTCAGCATAAGTCAAATGAGAGATAAACTTGGCGTCCCTATCAGTTCTAGGATCCCCAGTATAAACACCTTCCACTCCATTTTTAGCCATTAGTATGGCCTCGGCTTCAATGTCTAAAGCTCTTAAAGCCGCGCACGAGTCGGTGGTGAAAAAGGGGTTGCCAGTACCGCCGGCAAAGATGACAACCCGACCCTTTTCCAAGTGACGAATTGCCCTTCTTTTAATATAAGGCTCGCAGACTGCCTCGACTTCAATCGCGCTTAAAACCCGCGCTTGAAGACCTATTTCTTCCAATGTGCTTTGAAGGGCCAAACAATTAATTATCGTTCCGAGCATTCCCATATAGTCAGCTGTGCCCCGCTCGATTCCAATTGCATCGGCAAGTTTACCTCGCCAAATATTTCCCGCACCGATAACCACACCAACTTGAACACCGCCCTCCGTCAACGCGGCGATAGAACGAGCCACTGACTTGAGCTTATCCGCATTCAAGATTAGTTTTTCTTCTTTGTTTGCTAACGCTTCACCGGAAAGTTTGAGAACAACGCGTTTGTACTTAGCCATAGCATCCTCCTATTTTTTAAAAAAAGAACACTCGAAAAGGAGTGTTCTCATTAATTACTTAGCAGCTTCCATGACTTCTTTTGCAAAGTCATCTTCGCGCTTCGCGATTCCTTCACCCACTTGATAACGGATGAATTGTTTGACCACGAGTCCTTTTTCCTTAAGGAATTGCCCGACCTTCTTTTCGCCATCAAGCAAGTAAACTTGTTCGCTCAGGGTCGATTCGCTAAGGAATTTAGCAACCTTGCCGCGAATGATATTCTTAAGCATATCCGGATTCTTGTCTTGAAGTTTGGGATCGTTTTTTGCCGCCTCAAGTTGAATTTCATTTTCGTGTTCAATGACATCCGCCGGAATTGACGTGCTGTCAATGTATAGAGGATTATTCGCCGCAATGTGCATCGCCAATCCTTTGGCAACTTCCTCATCGCTCTTGTTCAAAACGAGAAGGACATTAATCTTTCCATTCATGTGGGAGTAGCTTCCAAAAGCCTCACCATCTTTTAATTCAACGATGACAAACCGACGAAGGGCAAGTTTCTCGCCCATCTTGATGGTCGCATCGATAAATAACTCCTTGGTGGCTTCAGTTGCCTCTTCCACCGTTTTAAGATCCTTATCAAGGATGATACCGGCGACTTGCTCAACTAAATTTCCAAAGGCTTCGCCATTACTGACAAAGTCGGTTTCACAATTCACTTCAAGAATCACCGCGCGTCCGCATTTCTCGCAAATCTTAACGAGGGTTTTGCCTTCGGCGGCAATCCGCGCTTCTTTTTTAGCGATAGTTGTAATGCCCTTTTCCCGAAGCCAATCTTTTGCGGCATCAACATTGCCATCAGTTGCTTCAAGAGCTTTCTTACAATCCATCATTCCCGCTCCGGTTGTCTCCCGAAGCTCTTTAATTAATTTAACATCAACTCCCATTTAGAATACTCCTTTCGATTCTAAAAAATTACTCAGCTTTAGCTGTTTCTTTATTTACTTTATGTTCGGCCTTATCCGATAAAGGTTTGTCACTATGATCGGTTGATTCTTTACGAATCCGCCGCGGAGCTTGATCCTTGTCGACCACAGCTTCTTTTGACGATACGGCCTTGTCCATCGTTACTTCTTCAACTAAGTCTTCGTCCTTAGCGTAAGCAACAACGGGATTGCCACCCTTGGCTTCAACAATTGCATCCGCGGCTAATGCGAGAATAAGCCGCACACTGCGAATAGCATCGTCGTTAGCCGGAATTACATAGTCAACTTCATCCGGATCGGCGTTGGTATCCACAATCGCAAAAACCGGAATATTAAGTTTTCGAGCTTCATTGACAGCATTGTGCTCCACTTTTGGATCGATAACAAAGATCGCATTCGGCACTTTACGCATTTCTTTAATACCTTCAAGGTTCTTGGTGAGTTTTTCTTTCTCTTTCCGTAAACCCGCCGCTTCCTTCTTCGGAAGTAAATCTAAAGTTCCGTCTTCTTCTTGTTTCTCTAAATCGCGAAGATACCGAACTCGGCTTTGAATCGTTCTAAAATTTGTTAATGTTCCGCCAAGCCAACGGGCGGTGATATAGAAAGAGCCGGAGCGAAGAGCCTCTTCACGGACGGCATCCTGATATTGTTTGCGAGTGCCAACGAATAAGACTTTTCCGCCAGCGAGAACAATCTCTTTAAGCGCGGCATAAGCTTCCTCAATTTTGGTAACCGTTTGGGTTAGGTCAATGATATGAACACCACTGCGTGACCCATAGATATACTTTGACATCTTTGGATTCCAACGCCGGGTTTGATGACCAAAATGGGAACCGGCTTCAAGCAGCCGTTTCATCGTCACCAACGGACGATTTTCATCCGGTAAAACAGATGCCATGGCATCAACTGGTTTTTCTTCTACGGCTTCGGCTAAGACTACTTCTTTCTCTTCACTCATAATGAAGACCTCCTGTTTGTTTTAACTTCCATTGCTTCGAACATACCCCCCTCAAGGAAACAATTTTCCGAGGACCTGGAGTATGAATCTACAATGTGTCATAGTCTCTCTTATAGAGAGCCGGAATAATCTTATCATAGTAGCCCCACTTGCGCAAGAAAAAATGCTCAGCCATAAAATTGGTTAAAGAAAGCAATAATGATTATTTTTCCTCTTTTTTCCCTTTAAAATCGACTATCTCTTCTGCTCGGTTTAATCGCGCGCGCGGATGAGAGGCAAAATACTCTCTTTGCATGGCCTGCGAAGAAACATGCATATATACCTGAGTGGTGGAAATAGAGGCATGTCCGAGCAGTTCCTGAATGAGGCGAAGGTCAGCCCCCTTGTCTAATAGTTGCGTGGCAAAGGTATGCCGCAGCAGATGCGGATGCAGGTGAATAAAGAGTCCGGTCTTTTTTTGTATTTCGTCGAGAATATATTCGACTCCCCGAGGAGTTAATTTTCTTCCGGTAGCCGAAAGAAAAACTACCGTGCTGTTTCTGGCATCTCTATTTTTTCCGATTAAAATGGGGCGCAACTCATCGCGGTATCGAACTAATGATTCTTTTGCCTCCACCGAAAACGGAACGATACGGTCTTTATTTCCCTTGCCCCTTATTCGCATAACTCGCTGGTTGATATCCACCCAAAGGAAATCAAGATTGGTCAGTTCCGAAACGCGGAGACCGCTGTCGAGAAGAAAATATAGAAGCGTTTGGTCGCGGATCATCAATTGGTCTTTACGCTTATAGTTTGTATCCAGCAGTAGTTGAGCGTTCGCCTGATCAAGGACTTCAGGATAGCGTTTTTCCGCCTTAGGTGAATTCACCAGCGAAAAAGGATTTATCTCAACTATTTTTTTGCTTTCTAAGAAATCATAGTAACTCCTTAAAGCGGAAAGACGCCGTTTAATTGTTCTTCGGCTCAATCCCTTGGTTAACTGGGTAACGAGGTATTGACGAATGTCTTCAATGGTTACTTTTTGGTCTTCAACTCCAACATTCAGCAAAAAGCCATAAAAATCCTGGCAGTCCAATTGATATGAGCTTATCGTTCGCGGCGAATAGTTACGGTTAAGCCGTAAGTAAACCAAAAAATCATTTAAGAGCGCGATCATAGAGTGCCCTTCCACTCCCGAATTGATCTTAGGGCTTCATCGATTGTTGACTGCCGATTGTTTTTGGTCGCTCCGTATATAATTCCAAAATTGGCATTCATTGGAGCAAAGTCCTTTATCGAAGCGAAGTGAAGATAATAATTGAGTGCCCCGATTACCGACTTAATCGGCGGATCGGCAATTTTTTTGTCCTCATATTTAGCCTTGGCAAATATCGCCGCTAAAATTCCCATCGCCGCACTTTCAACATAGCCCTCCACTCCGCTCAACTGACCGGCCACAAAAACATCGTCCCGAACTTTCAGCGAAAGATTGTCATTTAAAACAGCCGGGGCTTTTAAATATGAGTTTCGGTGCATAAGACCATAACGGACAAAGCGGGCGTTTGCTAAACCGGGAATCAATTTAAACACTCTTTCTTGTTCTCCATAAGTCAAATTAGTCTGAAATCCCACAAGATTATAAAGTGAGTCGACCGCATTGTCTTGTCTAAGTTGGATAACGGCATACGGGTGATCGTCCGCCGTCCTCCTTAATCCTTTGGGTTTCAACGGCCCAAAACGAATAGTATCTTCGCCACGGGAGGCCATGACTTCAATAGGCATACAGCCGGAAAAATATTGCGCATCAAAGTCATGAATCGGTGCTTTTTTAGCATTTATAAGTTCGCGGTAAAACAAGCGATACTGCTCTTCGTCCATTGCGGAATTCAGATAGCTTCCTTCATCCTGATCGTAGCGTGATTTACGATACAAAATGTCTAAATCCAACGAATCTTTTTCAACAATCGGAGCTGAAGCGTCAAAAAACGCAAGCATATCTTGTCCAATGAGCTTTTGAATGTTCTCAGCCAATTCATCGCTGGTCAAAGGACCGGAAGCAATTATCGTTATTCCGTCAGGAATGGCTTTTACTTCTTCATTGACTACTTCAATCAGCGGATGGTTGCGAATCCGGCTGTCAATATATTGCGAGAATTGATCCCGATCCACCGCCAAAGCGTTTCCGCTCGGCACTTCGCTCTTTGCGGCGGCTTCCATTGTTATCGAACCAAGAAGGCGCATTTCTTCTTTCAAAAGACCACAGGCGTTGTCCAAATGCTTGCTTTTAAGCGAATTTGAACAAACCAATTCGGCAAATTTTTCACTATGATGTGCCGGAGTCATCTTTTGCGGACGCATTTCAAAAAGACGAACTGGAATGTGGTGGTCAGCAAGATAATAGGCGGCTTCGGTGCCGGCCAGTCCAGCACCGATAATATTAATCGGTTGTTTCATAATGCTTAAATTATAGCATGAGCGAAAAAGAAAAAAGTAAGGCGAGCTTACTTTTTCTTGTTGATGTATTCCATATGTCGGCATTTGGGAAAATTCGTACATCCCAAATAGTCATTTCCATACTTGGATTTTTTTACAACTAAATGCCCATCCTCACAATCGGGACATTTCCTGACATAATCCTTTTCGGTATATACCGGGGGAACTTTGTTTTCATTTCCTTTGATGTAGTGACAAGATGGATAGCCTGAGCAACCGACAAACGGACGCCCCTTGCGATCTTTGCGCTCAACTAACGGTTTTCCGCAGATCGGGCAATTTTCACCGGTAAACTTCGGTGGATCTTTAGGCTGCGGCTTAATGTAATGGCAAGTGGGGTAATTTGAGCATCCGACAAACTCCCCGTAGCGACCCTTGCGAATTACGAGGGGACTTCCGCACTCCGGGCATAATTCACCCGTTTCCTTAGCCGCAATTTTGTCGATATTTTTGTTGGCGGCTTCGACCAGTTTTTCAAAAGGATAATAGAAATCCTTCAGCACTTCCACGCGTGATAGCGCACCATCAGCAATCTCGTCCAATTGCTTTTCCATATCGGCCGTATACTTCGCATCGATTAGATCTGGAAAATTTTCCTCCAAGGTAGAATTGGTCAGCATTCCCTGCTCTGTCGGCGTCAAAATACCGCCGGTGCCAGTGACGTATTTACGGGCTAATATAGTTTCAATGGTGGAAGCATAGGTCGATGGTCGACCGATGCCTAACTCTTCCATAAGCTTTACTAACTTTGCCTCATTATAACGGGGAGGCGCTTTCGTAAAGTTTTGCTTCGGCGTTTTCGATTTGATGGCAAAGACTTCGCCTTCACTCAAAACGGGAAGTTCCTTATCGTGGTTGGTCTCTAAGTCGCCCATAACCTTGGCATAGCCTTCAAAGAGGGTATGAACTCCCTCCAGTTTAAACTCCAATCCCCGACTGGAAAAGGTAACTACCGTGACTTCCTCTTTGCGCGGAGCCATAAGCGAAGCCATCGCCCGAGCATATATCAATCGATATAGGTTGTATTCATCTTTACTTAAGGAAGATTTAATCGACTCTGGAGTCCGATGGGTGGAGGTCGGGCGAATGGCCTCGTGAGCATCCTGCACCTGTTCGGTCTCTTTGAGAACACGATTTCTCTTTGTAAGGTTAATGTACTCCTGACCAAAGTTTTCACTGATGTAATTGCTGGCTCGATTGATAAATGAATCGCTTAAACGGGTCGAATCGGTACGCATATAGGTAATCAAGCCGACATTTTCTCCGTTTTCGACGGCAAGACCTTCATAAAGTTTTTGAGCCACAACTGTTGTTTTCTTGGTACGGAAATTAAAGCGGTTAAAAGCTTCCTGCTGAAGCGTTGAAGTTGTAAAGGGATCTTTGCTTGTTTTTACGCGTTCGTTCACTTTGATTGAACTTATTGTCAGCGAGGTTTCAAGTCGAGCGAGAATATCTTTCATTTCCTGCTCATTTTTAATTTTTACCGCCTTGCCATCAACCCGATCTAAGGTAAGGTTATATACCACACCCTTAATCTCGATATCAACATTCAAAGACCAGTATTCTTCCGGTTTAAACTCGTTTATTTCTTTCTCGTGATCGCAAATCAACTTTAGAGCCGCGCTCTGCACCCGGCCGGCAGAACGCGATCTAATTTTTTTATAAAGTAAACTTGAAAGTTTAAAACCGATTATTCGGTCCAAAACCCGCCGCGCTTCTTGGCTTGAAACTAATTTCATGTCGATAGTGCGAGGATTTTCCATTGCTTCGGAAATCGATTCCCGTGTAATTTCATGGAATTCAAGTCGTTTGGTGCTTGCAATCGGCAATTTTAAAACCGTCGCTAAATGCCAAGCAATAGCTTCCCCTTCGCGGTCTGGGTCGGTTGCCAGAATAACTTCATCCGCTTTCTTGGCGGCTTTTTCTAAAGAGCGGACGACCGCGGCTTTATCCTTATTGATAACATATCGAGCGGCAAAATCATTCTCAATGTCCACTCCAAGCCCACCTTTTCCTGAGGTGGCTAAATCTCGGATATGCCCAACGGAAGGCAAAATTTCATATTCTTCACCCAAGTAGCGTTTAAAAGTATGGCTCTTGGTTGGTGATTCCACGATTACAAGTTTCATAGTTTCTCCTATCAGCAAAAAATATAGGGCCCAAAAAGAATTCTGTCAATCAAAAAGACACCGCTGTATATCCTTTATTTATATAAATAAAAAAAATATTTTTTTATGCCAATCTTAGTAAATCTAAAACATCTTCCGCACTTTCAACTAAATATGCCCCCTCCTTAATCAGACGATTGCAGCTTGAAGAGTGGCCCGCCAAATAAGGGACACAATAGATATCCCTTCCCATCGTCAAAGCATAACTAACCGTAATCAGCGTTCCGCTTCTTTCATGGGCTTGCGTTACCAGCGTCGCCCGCGCCAAAGCGGCAACCAGTCGGTTACGCATCGGAAAATGCGTGGCGTCAGGGGCAGTCATACCGGGATATTCAGATATAATAAGATGATCTTTTTTCATAATCGAATAAATATCTATGTTACTTTTGGGGTAAGGGTTATCTATTCCGGAGCCGAGAACGGCGATTGTTTTCCCCTTGCATTTTATCGCCGTCTCGTGAGTTTGACGGTCAATTCCTTGCGCCAGTCCGCTGACGATTGTAATGCCCTTATTTACCAATTCGGCGGTAATTGTTCTAGTTATGCTAAGCCCATAATCATCTGGATGACGAGAGCCGACAATAGCTAAACACTGATTAAAATTGGCGGTTATCTGCCAATCTCCATAATAGAAAAGAACCAACGGGGGACGATTAATATTCCGAAAGAAATCTGGATAATCCTTATCTATTATCGTTATGTATGATGCCATATTGGTTGCTAGAAGCCGATTTAATTCTTTCTCGTCAATATGCTCTTTATCTTTTATCGCCTGCAGCATTCGGTTGTAATCGCCATCATATTTAATCGCCAAAAAAGCCAGCAGTTTCCTTGCGTCCATAAAACTTCCTCATTAAAGAAGATAGGCGATATAGTTTTACTCCGTCGGAAAAAGTGATAATTGTTCGTGCTTAACATCGGCTACCGGTCCATAGGAAAACCGATGAATACCGGTTATCGGCCCCCGCCTTCTCAGTCCTTCAAGATGCTCTTTTGTTCCATAACCCTTATTACGCTCAAAGCCATATCCGGGATATTTCTTAGCTAAGTCAATCATCAAATCATCCCGCGTTACCTTGGCGAGAATACTTGCCGCCGCGATGGCGCTTACCAGCGCGTCTCCATGTATAAGCGGTTCAACCCGCACGATTTGGTGGGGCAACGGCATCGCATCACTGAGCACCAAATCATAGCGATGCCTGAGTTGGGATAACGCCATTTCCATCGCTTTTTGCGAGGCCTTATAAATATTTATTCGGTCGATCTCCGGAGCATCGACGATAGCAATGCCATAGCTCAAGGCATTTTCGATAATTTCATGAAAAAGGCGTCTTCTTTTTTTATCACTGATTTTTTTTGAATCATCAATTTCCGGATTCTGATAATTTCTTGGCAATATGACCGCCGCGGCCACTACCGGCCCCGCCAAAGGCCCCCGACCCGCTTCATCCGTACCGGCAATAAACTTATATCCGGCTTGATAATACTCCCGTGCCAAATCGTTAATCATCGCTCGGCCTCTCAAGAGAAATCGCACCTAAAATTCCATTTTGGAACTCGACAACGAGCAATTTTTCCGCCCGCTCAAAATTATCTGCTCCAAGCGGTAAATATCCACGAATTTTGCTGATTGCCAGTAAAATATCACTGTAATTGGTGAGTCCGTTTAGTGCTTCCCCATATCGCCTGGTCAAATAATTAGGATATTGCGTCACCAAAGTTTTAATCGCATACTCGCACAGTTCATTCAAGGGTAAAATATCCATCGGAATTGCTTTTAATAACGCCAAATTAAGCGCCACTTGCGAATCCTCATAATTAGGCGGCAAGATTCCCGGAGTGTCGATAAGCTCAATATCTTGATCAATTTTAATATATTGCTGAGCCCTAGTAGCACCCGGTCGATTGGCTACCAAAACCTTTTTACGCCCGGCTAGCCGGTTGATAAAAGTCGATTTCCCTGAATTGGGAATTCCAATCACTAATGCTTTTATCGGTCGATTTTTCATGCCTCGTTTTTGATCCCGTTCCCTCTTATCTACGGAAATAAGATCAATTGAATGACGAATTATTTTTAAATCGTGCGCGGATGAAAGCGAGGTGGCGATTGCCATTTGCGCGGGTGTGTTTAGATGCTTAATCCACGCCTTGGTTACTGAAGCATCCGCCATATCTGCCTTATTAAGAATTAAAAGCCGCTTTTTATTTTGGGCGACTTGGCTTAAAAAGGGATTCCGTGAACTATGAGGTATCCGGGCGTCACATATCTCGATAATAATATCAACACTTTGACATTTAGCTTCGACTTCCCGCAGGGCTTTGGCCATATGGCCCGGAAACCAATGCAAATTTTTTACTCGATTGTTAACCATAATAGCGTATATCCCACGGCCAATACACTTGGCGGCCGTCGTAATTGGTTATTAAATCATTGTTAGAACCTGTGACTGTGCTTATTCGCGTTGCCCGGCCGTATACCCAAACAAGCACGCCGATTATCTCACTTTGCTCCACCGCGCCAAAACTTCGGGAATCGATGCTGACTCCGCGGTTGTCGCCCATAAGGAAAAACTCATCATCCCCTAAAGTGAAGGGAGACGAAATGGCATAATTTGCCATTGAACGATAAGTCGATGACGAAAAAGGATTATTAAAATTTTCCTCAAGACGATATGAAGTATCGCTCTTAGTCACTTCAATATAATCTGGAAGCTCGTTGTTTTCACTATCGCTGCCACCATCAAAGATTTGGATGGTTTCACCCGGTAATCCAATTACCCTTTTAATCACCGGATAGTCATCGTCAAGTCCGTTTTGGTTAATGTCGACATAAGCGATAACTATATCAAAACGGTCGATTTTAGCAATCTTATCCGCATGAGAATCCATTAATCCCAATTCGAAGTTTTCTAGATTAGGCATCATCGAAGTTCCGTCCACCCAAACAGCCGTATAATAGTTGTTAACAAAAATTGAAAGCGAAGAAAAAATAATAACGATAGTTAGCACGGAATAAAATATCGCCGAAATAACCCGACGATAGGTAGGGCGTTTAGGCGACTTTATCTTTGCTTCAATTTCTGAAGAATTAACCAGAGTTTCTTTCATAATTACTTTACAATTATATGTTAAACGAATGGATTTTGAAAGTTAATAAAAGGCCCCGGAATAAAACCGGAGCCTGTCACTTTTAAATAAAGAAGAATTTACTTTTTTTCTTTAATACGAGCGGCTTTACCACGAAGATTGCGTAAGTAAGAAATCTTATTACGACGAACCTTGCCCACTCTCACAACTTCAATCTTGCCAATTGTTGGAGAATGAAGGGAGAAGGTTCTTTCCACGCCGATGCCACTGGACATCTTGCGAACGGTAAAGGTCTCATGGACACCACCGCCACGACGTTGCATAACAACGCCTTCAAAAGCCTGTTGACGTTCTTTGCCATTTTCGATAATCCGCACATAAACTCGGACAGTATCACCCGAAGAAAAAGCGGGAAGATCTTTACGAAGTTGGCTGGCACTGATTTCATTAACTAAATTAGTGTTCATTTTTTTGCCTCCTATATATCATTTGTTTTTCTTCATGATGTTCATAAAAGAGTGACACTTCAGCGGACCATCACTAGCGCTTAATTAAACGCGTTGTAATTCTAGCAA contains the following coding sequences:
- the topA gene encoding type I DNA topoisomerase; translation: MKLVIVESPTKSHTFKRYLGEEYEILPSVGHIRDLATSGKGGLGVDIENDFAARYVINKDKAAVVRSLEKAAKKADEVILATDPDREGEAIAWHLATVLKLPIASTKRLEFHEITRESISEAMENPRTIDMKLVSSQEARRVLDRIIGFKLSSLLYKKIRSRSAGRVQSAALKLICDHEKEINEFKPEEYWSLNVDIEIKGVVYNLTLDRVDGKAVKIKNEQEMKDILARLETSLTISSIKVNERVKTSKDPFTTSTLQQEAFNRFNFRTKKTTVVAQKLYEGLAVENGENVGLITYMRTDSTRLSDSFINRASNYISENFGQEYINLTKRNRVLKETEQVQDAHEAIRPTSTHRTPESIKSSLSKDEYNLYRLIYARAMASLMAPRKEEVTVVTFSSRGLEFKLEGVHTLFEGYAKVMGDLETNHDKELPVLSEGEVFAIKSKTPKQNFTKAPPRYNEAKLVKLMEELGIGRPSTYASTIETILARKYVTGTGGILTPTEQGMLTNSTLEENFPDLIDAKYTADMEKQLDEIADGALSRVEVLKDFYYPFEKLVEAANKNIDKIAAKETGELCPECGSPLVIRKGRYGEFVGCSNYPTCHYIKPQPKDPPKFTGENCPICGKPLVERKDRKGRPFVGCSGYPSCHYIKGNENKVPPVYTEKDYVRKCPDCEDGHLVVKKSKYGNDYLGCTNFPKCRHMEYINKKK
- the dprA gene encoding DNA-processing protein DprA, which codes for MDARKLLAFLAIKYDGDYNRMLQAIKDKEHIDEKELNRLLATNMASYITIIDKDYPDFFRNINRPPLVLFYYGDWQITANFNQCLAIVGSRHPDDYGLSITRTITAELVNKGITIVSGLAQGIDRQTHETAIKCKGKTIAVLGSGIDNPYPKSNIDIYSIMKKDHLIISEYPGMTAPDATHFPMRNRLVAALARATLVTQAHERSGTLITVSYALTMGRDIYCVPYLAGHSSSCNRLIKEGAYLVESAEDVLDLLRLA
- a CDS encoding ribonuclease HII produces the protein MINDLAREYYQAGYKFIAGTDEAGRGPLAGPVVAAAVILPRNYQNPEIDDSKKISDKKRRRLFHEIIENALSYGIAIVDAPEIDRINIYKASQKAMEMALSQLRHRYDLVLSDAMPLPHQIVRVEPLIHGDALVSAIAAASILAKVTRDDLMIDLAKKYPGYGFERNKGYGTKEHLEGLRRRGPITGIHRFSYGPVADVKHEQLSLFPTE
- the ylqF gene encoding ribosome biogenesis GTPase YlqF, with product MVNNRVKNLHWFPGHMAKALREVEAKCQSVDIIIEICDARIPHSSRNPFLSQVAQNKKRLLILNKADMADASVTKAWIKHLNTPAQMAIATSLSSAHDLKIIRHSIDLISVDKRERDQKRGMKNRPIKALVIGIPNSGKSTFINRLAGRKKVLVANRPGATRAQQYIKIDQDIELIDTPGILPPNYEDSQVALNLALLKAIPMDILPLNELCEYAIKTLVTQYPNYLTRRYGEALNGLTNYSDILLAISKIRGYLPLGADNFERAEKLLVVEFQNGILGAISLERPSDD
- the lepB gene encoding signal peptidase I, which gives rise to MKETLVNSSEIEAKIKSPKRPTYRRVISAIFYSVLTIVIIFSSLSIFVNNYYTAVWVDGTSMMPNLENFELGLMDSHADKIAKIDRFDIVIAYVDINQNGLDDDYPVIKRVIGLPGETIQIFDGGSDSENNELPDYIEVTKSDTSYRLEENFNNPFSSSTYRSMANYAISSPFTLGDDEFFLMGDNRGVSIDSRSFGAVEQSEIIGVLVWVYGRATRISTVTGSNNDLITNYDGRQVYWPWDIRYYG
- the rplS gene encoding 50S ribosomal protein L19, whose product is MNTNLVNEISASQLRKDLPAFSSGDTVRVYVRIIENGKERQQAFEGVVMQRRGGGVHETFTVRKMSSGIGVERTFSLHSPTIGKIEVVRVGKVRRNKISYLRNLRGKAARIKEKK